Proteins from one Dethiosulfovibrio peptidovorans genomic window:
- a CDS encoding flavodoxin, with the protein MVNRTVVLFYSFEGSTKKVAEIISRALRCEMVEVKPVQELHSTGFSKYIWGGTQVFMRRKPDLHELSVDLNLYDTVLLGSPVWAWNVSPPIRTLLEKGFLRNKDIAFFCCHEGGPGDVIGKARFLIERNNRFLSAIDCPFVKRNLYKIKRIVSAWALGLR; encoded by the coding sequence ATCGTGAATCGAACGGTGGTACTCTTTTATTCTTTCGAGGGAAGCACCAAAAAGGTCGCTGAGATCATTTCTCGTGCTCTGAGATGTGAGATGGTAGAGGTGAAACCCGTTCAGGAGCTCCATTCGACGGGGTTCAGTAAATACATCTGGGGAGGCACTCAGGTATTCATGAGGAGAAAGCCAGATCTTCACGAGCTCTCCGTTGACCTGAATCTGTACGATACGGTCCTCCTGGGCAGCCCTGTCTGGGCGTGGAACGTCTCTCCTCCCATACGCACTCTTTTAGAAAAGGGTTTTCTGCGGAATAAGGACATCGCGTTCTTCTGCTGTCACGAGGGGGGGCCTGGGGACGTGATCGGAAAGGCTCGATTCCTCATTGAACGTAACAATCGGTTCTTGTCCGCAATTGACTGCCCATTTGTGAAGAGAAATCTTTATAAAATTAAGAGGATCGTCTCAGCCTGGGCATTGGGCTTGCGGTGA
- a CDS encoding BioY family transporter, with amino-acid sequence MKIRPKDMALVALLAGCTAVGAFFRFPLGPAPISLQTFFTLVAGCLLGARLGALSQALYIFTGLMGVPVFTSGAGPSYILSPTFGFLLGFVLCAWTVGKYMERRPPVMKNFLVATFAGSLFIYLLGIPWLYLILTRISGVEMTFWGAFKVGCLVFLPGDGLKIVAVSWLASRIVPRLN; translated from the coding sequence TTGAAGATACGACCGAAGGATATGGCTTTGGTAGCTCTCTTGGCTGGATGTACCGCCGTGGGAGCATTTTTTCGGTTTCCTTTAGGACCGGCTCCTATCTCTCTGCAGACTTTTTTCACCCTGGTGGCTGGCTGTCTTCTGGGGGCGAGGCTCGGGGCTCTCTCCCAGGCTCTTTACATCTTCACAGGCTTGATGGGTGTGCCAGTCTTTACCTCCGGTGCTGGTCCATCCTACATTCTGTCACCGACGTTTGGATTCCTCCTGGGTTTCGTCCTCTGTGCTTGGACCGTGGGGAAATACATGGAACGCCGCCCTCCTGTCATGAAAAATTTTCTTGTAGCAACGTTCGCAGGGAGCCTTTTTATCTATCTCCTGGGAATTCCCTGGCTCTATCTTATCCTGACCCGTATTTCAGGGGTGGAGATGACCTTTTGGGGGGCTTTTAAGGTTGGATGCCTTGTTTTTCTTCCAGGAGATGGGCTCAAAATCGTCGCCGTTTCGTGGCTTGCCTCGCGCATAGTTCCTCGACTCAACTGA
- a CDS encoding carnitine dehydratase → MMTGGALSNLVVLDLTRVLAGPFCTMILADMGADVIKIERPGVGDDTRQMGPFVNGESAYYMNLNRNKRGITLNLKSPKGKELFLKMVQKADLVVENYRPGTMEKLGLGYDHLKEVNPRIIYAAISGFGHTGPYKMRPGYDIIAQAMSGLMSTTGWPDGEPTRTGTAMGDVLAGLSCAVGLLAAVNGRELTGEGQKIDVALVDSAVASLEIINMIYLVEGRVPQRIGNRYESTYPYDSFRASDGGLVIGAANDKLWKSLCQLMERPGLADDPRYLTVSDRVAHHQEIKPIVEEWTGRHTVEEVCRIVDEAGIPCAPILSIDQVTKDPHIAGDRKMFLPIKHPVAGDTVLTGSHIKLSNNPGEFRFPSPTLGQHNEEIYGDLLGLSVSDLQILRSQGVL, encoded by the coding sequence ATTATGACGGGTGGTGCGTTGTCAAACCTCGTTGTTTTGGATCTGACGAGGGTTTTAGCCGGTCCGTTTTGTACTATGATTCTGGCTGACATGGGGGCTGACGTCATAAAGATCGAACGACCGGGGGTCGGGGACGATACGCGACAGATGGGCCCCTTCGTTAACGGCGAGAGTGCCTACTACATGAATCTGAACCGGAACAAGCGAGGGATAACTCTCAATCTCAAATCTCCTAAAGGGAAAGAACTCTTTCTCAAAATGGTTCAGAAAGCCGATCTGGTGGTGGAGAACTATCGGCCCGGAACAATGGAGAAATTGGGTCTGGGATACGATCATCTGAAGGAGGTCAATCCTCGGATCATCTATGCTGCCATCTCTGGCTTCGGTCATACCGGTCCCTACAAGATGCGTCCGGGATACGACATCATCGCTCAGGCCATGAGTGGTCTCATGAGCACCACTGGTTGGCCGGATGGTGAACCAACCCGAACAGGAACAGCTATGGGGGATGTCCTAGCCGGTCTCTCCTGTGCCGTAGGGCTCTTGGCGGCAGTTAATGGTCGTGAATTGACGGGGGAAGGACAAAAAATTGACGTAGCCCTGGTGGACTCAGCGGTAGCTAGTCTGGAGATCATCAATATGATCTATTTGGTGGAGGGACGGGTTCCCCAGCGTATCGGCAATCGATATGAATCTACCTACCCCTACGATTCATTTCGGGCATCCGACGGCGGCTTGGTCATAGGGGCAGCCAATGACAAACTTTGGAAGAGTCTCTGTCAACTCATGGAACGTCCCGGTCTGGCCGATGATCCCAGGTACCTTACCGTCTCTGATCGAGTGGCTCATCACCAGGAGATTAAGCCTATTGTGGAGGAGTGGACCGGTCGCCACACTGTGGAGGAGGTCTGTCGAATTGTGGACGAGGCCGGTATTCCCTGTGCTCCCATCCTATCCATCGATCAGGTCACCAAAGACCCTCATATCGCTGGAGATCGGAAAATGTTTTTGCCAATAAAGCATCCCGTTGCGGGTGATACCGTTTTGACCGGAAGCCACATCAAACTCTCAAATAATCCAGGAGAATTTCGGTTCCCGTCGCCAACCCTGGGGCAGCACAACGAAGAGATATACGGGGACCTTCTTGGTCTGAGCGTCAGTGACCTTCAGATTCTTCGATCTCAGGGAGTCCTTTGA
- a CDS encoding hydroxymethylglutaryl-CoA lyase, translating to MFEHGYPERVYIREVCPRDGFQNLPKQLATEDKIALVDAMAETGISTMEVTSFVSPKAIPQMIDAAQVMAHFNSRWNGRIRSVVLVPNLKGAHRALESEPDELNFVISASEAHNQANTRRSVQESLDELAKVAAIRGNVSLELSVATSFECPFDGPVQPKAVRRVIEAALDIGINGITLADTIGTCDPRMLVEILEDVCSCFMETPCTLHLHDTHGMALINAVAAMELGFCRFDTAVGGLGGCPFAPGAAGNLATEDMVNFLHRIGVETGLDLRSVLQVSETMKTMGLPVNSHLSAASSICSRATEEEEGP from the coding sequence ATGTTTGAGCACGGTTATCCTGAGCGGGTATATATTCGGGAAGTATGCCCCAGAGACGGATTCCAGAACCTACCGAAGCAACTGGCAACGGAGGATAAGATTGCTCTTGTTGACGCCATGGCTGAAACTGGGATTTCGACCATGGAGGTTACGTCCTTTGTGAGCCCCAAAGCCATTCCCCAGATGATCGATGCTGCCCAGGTAATGGCTCACTTTAATAGTCGATGGAACGGAAGGATTCGTTCGGTCGTCTTGGTCCCTAACCTAAAAGGGGCTCATCGGGCTCTGGAATCAGAACCCGATGAGCTGAACTTCGTGATCTCTGCCAGTGAGGCCCATAATCAAGCCAATACAAGGCGTTCTGTCCAGGAATCCCTGGATGAATTGGCGAAAGTAGCCGCTATTCGAGGGAACGTCTCTCTGGAGCTCTCGGTGGCCACGTCTTTTGAGTGTCCTTTTGACGGCCCGGTACAGCCGAAGGCGGTCCGTCGAGTGATTGAGGCTGCTTTGGATATAGGGATCAACGGGATTACCCTGGCGGATACCATAGGGACCTGTGATCCCCGAATGCTTGTCGAGATCCTGGAGGATGTCTGTTCGTGTTTTATGGAGACGCCATGTACCCTTCATCTTCACGATACCCACGGAATGGCTCTGATCAACGCTGTTGCGGCCATGGAGTTGGGGTTCTGTCGTTTCGATACAGCAGTGGGAGGTCTAGGAGGATGCCCTTTTGCTCCAGGGGCTGCAGGAAATTTGGCGACCGAAGACATGGTTAATTTCCTGCATCGAATAGGCGTGGAGACTGGTCTGGATCTTCGATCAGTGCTTCAGGTCTCCGAGACAATGAAGACCATGGGACTGCCCGTGAACAGCCACCTGTCTGCGGCAAGTTCCATCTGCTCCCGAGCTACGGAGGAGGAGGAGGGACCGTGA
- a CDS encoding C4-dicarboxylate ABC transporter permease translates to MVKNLNVMLAWACGVGILIMGLILFYEVVMRYFFNSPTVWTQEVSIYIFIWCMFGGASYTLQKGKHVNIDLLTSKLSKNAQSTLRLITAVAGILFCSEVAYSGWHMVYKAVQYNKHSPTPLQVPIWIPQSAILVGFFLLTMQFVVIVIDEVCSLHLSNRPSSDKGGLS, encoded by the coding sequence ATGGTAAAGAACCTGAACGTTATGTTGGCATGGGCCTGTGGTGTGGGGATTTTGATCATGGGGCTTATCCTTTTCTATGAAGTGGTCATGCGGTATTTCTTCAATTCTCCCACTGTATGGACTCAGGAGGTCTCGATTTACATCTTTATATGGTGTATGTTCGGCGGCGCATCCTACACCTTGCAAAAGGGAAAGCACGTCAATATTGACCTGTTGACCTCGAAATTGTCGAAAAATGCTCAGAGCACTCTGCGCCTCATAACCGCCGTTGCGGGAATACTCTTTTGTAGCGAGGTCGCATATTCGGGGTGGCATATGGTATATAAGGCCGTGCAATACAATAAGCATTCTCCGACACCGCTTCAGGTTCCGATCTGGATTCCTCAGTCTGCGATCTTGGTCGGTTTTTTCCTTCTCACTATGCAGTTCGTGGTTATCGTTATCGACGAAGTGTGCTCTCTCCATCTAAGTAATCGTCCTTCGAGCGACAAAGGAGGACTGTCATGA
- a CDS encoding ABC transporter has product METLKKFIENAGWPRVIIGLFLLSLFVLAPFVGVRLDASFSDTLVRFGMNGVMVLAMVPMIQAGCGLNFGLPLGIIAGLLGAVTSIEAGISGIPGILLAMAVAVPIAALLGVAYGLLLNKVKGSEMMIATYVGFSSVAFMCIMWLVLPYRSSNMVWGYAGKGLRTTISVEGFWQSAISNLGAFQVGEFFYVPTGMFLFFAFMCLLMWLFMRTRTGTAMTTVGSNPEYARASGVNIDRMRIVSVVLSTILGAIGIIIYEQSFGFIQLYMGPFFMAFPAVSAILIGGASVHKATIMNVIVGTILFQGILTMTPSVINSMIQTDMSEVIRIIVSNGMILYALTRVVKVKS; this is encoded by the coding sequence GTGGAGACTTTGAAAAAATTCATAGAAAACGCAGGCTGGCCAAGGGTCATCATCGGTCTTTTCCTCCTCTCTCTGTTCGTCCTGGCGCCATTTGTGGGGGTTCGTCTTGACGCGTCTTTCAGCGATACCCTGGTGCGTTTCGGCATGAACGGCGTCATGGTCCTGGCCATGGTGCCCATGATCCAGGCAGGGTGTGGGCTGAACTTCGGCTTGCCTCTGGGGATTATCGCCGGTCTTCTGGGAGCTGTGACCAGCATTGAAGCGGGTATCTCCGGCATTCCAGGAATCCTGCTCGCTATGGCTGTAGCTGTTCCCATCGCTGCTCTCCTTGGTGTCGCCTATGGTCTACTTCTGAACAAGGTCAAGGGAAGCGAGATGATGATCGCCACGTACGTGGGGTTCTCGTCCGTGGCCTTTATGTGCATCATGTGGCTTGTCCTGCCCTATCGAAGCTCGAACATGGTCTGGGGCTACGCGGGCAAGGGGCTTCGAACCACTATCTCGGTTGAGGGGTTCTGGCAGTCGGCCATCAGCAATCTGGGGGCGTTTCAGGTTGGGGAGTTTTTCTACGTGCCGACGGGAATGTTCCTGTTCTTTGCCTTCATGTGCCTTCTCATGTGGCTTTTCATGAGGACCAGAACCGGTACGGCTATGACCACCGTGGGATCGAACCCGGAGTATGCTCGGGCCTCGGGGGTTAATATAGACAGAATGAGGATCGTTTCTGTGGTTCTCTCGACGATACTTGGCGCCATTGGGATCATCATCTATGAACAGAGTTTTGGTTTTATCCAGCTCTACATGGGGCCATTCTTTATGGCCTTTCCTGCGGTCTCGGCTATCCTTATCGGGGGAGCGTCGGTTCATAAGGCCACCATCATGAACGTTATCGTGGGAACGATCCTTTTTCAGGGGATCCTCACCATGACGCCGTCGGTCATCAACAGCATGATCCAGACCGACATGTCGGAGGTCATCCGAATCATCGTCTCCAACGGTATGATCCTCTATGCCCTGACCCGAGTTGTGAAGGTGAAGTCATGA
- a CDS encoding sugar ABC transporter ATP-binding protein has translation MASEPLLKMESIGKAYFNNRVLKNVNFTLDKGQILGLVGENGAGKSTLMNILFGMTVIHTTGGYEGNIFIDGEKVTFNTPFDALKAGIGMVHQEFSLIPGFSVAENVVLNRESTQYTPLVEACGDRLRTLDRKAMIDRGRKAIDKLNVSLDPDALVSELPVGYKQFTEIAREIDKENTRLLVLDEPTAVLTESEADILLSSMRHLAELGISIIFISHRLQEILDVCDKIVVLRDGEVVLETLPDDTDIMAIASSMVGRDVSSAFARSDSSGRTLGDPILSVKNLWVDMPGETVRDVSFEIRKGEIFGIGGLAGQGKLGIPNGIMGMFPAGGTVVFEGKPIVLNEPTSSLKAGMSAVYEDRRGVGLLLEEPISWNITFTALQMQERFLKPVFGGLVKIRDEDAIDQCAKDYISSLEIRCMGAHQPVQELSGGNQQKVCLAKAFETRPKLLFVSEPTRGIDVGAKKVVLDTLKFYNEKYGTTVVMVSSELEELRSVCDRIAIVDSGRIAGIRPATDPSTEFGILMLGAVKDAEEVTV, from the coding sequence ATGGCATCGGAACCGCTCCTGAAAATGGAGAGTATCGGTAAAGCCTACTTCAACAACCGAGTGTTGAAAAACGTCAACTTCACTCTTGACAAAGGTCAGATCCTGGGCCTTGTCGGCGAAAACGGAGCTGGCAAATCCACCCTGATGAACATTCTTTTCGGCATGACTGTGATCCACACGACCGGCGGATACGAGGGAAATATCTTCATCGACGGCGAAAAAGTGACCTTCAACACTCCCTTCGATGCCCTGAAGGCAGGCATCGGCATGGTCCATCAGGAGTTCTCCCTGATTCCCGGTTTCTCCGTGGCGGAAAACGTGGTGCTCAACCGGGAGTCAACACAGTATACCCCCTTGGTCGAGGCTTGTGGCGACAGGCTCAGGACCTTGGACCGCAAGGCAATGATCGATCGGGGACGTAAGGCTATCGATAAGCTGAACGTCTCCCTGGACCCAGACGCTCTGGTCTCTGAGCTCCCAGTAGGATACAAGCAGTTCACTGAGATTGCTCGGGAGATCGACAAGGAGAACACCCGGCTTCTCGTTTTAGACGAGCCCACGGCAGTTCTCACCGAATCGGAGGCCGACATCCTCCTGTCCTCCATGAGGCACCTTGCTGAACTCGGGATCTCCATCATCTTCATCTCCCACAGATTGCAGGAGATTCTGGACGTCTGCGATAAGATCGTGGTTCTTCGGGATGGTGAGGTTGTCTTGGAGACACTGCCCGATGATACGGATATTATGGCTATAGCCTCAAGCATGGTGGGGCGGGATGTCTCCTCTGCCTTCGCTCGTTCCGACTCCTCGGGACGAACCCTGGGGGATCCCATACTGTCCGTGAAAAACCTATGGGTCGACATGCCCGGCGAGACGGTTCGAGACGTCTCCTTCGAGATCAGAAAAGGGGAGATCTTCGGTATCGGTGGTCTGGCGGGACAGGGAAAATTAGGAATACCCAACGGGATTATGGGAATGTTTCCCGCTGGGGGAACCGTCGTCTTCGAGGGCAAACCCATCGTTTTGAACGAGCCAACCAGTTCTCTGAAGGCTGGAATGTCGGCGGTGTACGAGGATCGTCGTGGTGTGGGGCTGCTTTTGGAGGAACCCATATCGTGGAACATTACCTTCACGGCTCTTCAGATGCAGGAACGTTTTCTCAAGCCTGTTTTTGGGGGACTGGTGAAAATTCGGGATGAGGATGCTATCGACCAATGTGCTAAGGACTATATCTCGTCTCTTGAGATTCGATGTATGGGGGCACATCAACCCGTCCAGGAGCTCTCTGGAGGAAACCAGCAGAAGGTCTGTCTTGCCAAAGCTTTTGAGACAAGGCCTAAGCTTTTGTTTGTGTCTGAGCCAACCAGAGGGATCGATGTGGGGGCTAAAAAGGTTGTTCTGGATACCCTGAAGTTTTATAACGAAAAATACGGGACGACCGTCGTTATGGTTTCATCTGAGCTGGAAGAGCTTCGGTCCGTCTGTGATCGAATTGCCATCGTCGACTCGGGGCGAATTGCCGGTATCCGACCGGCCACCGATCCGTCCACGGAGTTTGGCATACTGATGCTCGGTGCCGTTAAGGACGCGGAGGAGGTGACGGTGTAG
- a CDS encoding C4-dicarboxylate ABC transporter permease encodes MTSFFIVIGLLFIVLFAGMPVAFSLGGTSILLAIIYDLPMKIVSQSIFSSLEGFVLLSIPLFVLMSQILLDGRIGDDLFNVMNAWVRHLPGGLAIATILACAFFAAITGSSAATAATIGMVAYPALLERGYEKTFTLGLLAAGGTLGILIPPSIPLILYGAITEESVGQLFIAGIVPGLVLSAIFVTYAVIKSKRGGFTPMPRVLWKERLSITGKNIWGIFLPLLVVGGIYTGIFTPTEAAAVGLVYSLFITVVVYRTISVRALPAICMKALGTSSMIAMVIAGAVLFGKIMTLLMIPQKLTELIIEYNLSPMMFIVAMNILMIILGTILETVSIVLLTMPLVTPILMTLHIDPIWYAIILTVNMTMALITPPVGMNLYVINGLRDDITMEEIIKGVFPFMALMLLMLFIVMLFPKLSTWLPSVMH; translated from the coding sequence ATGACGTCCTTTTTCATCGTTATAGGATTGCTTTTCATCGTCCTTTTCGCAGGTATGCCTGTGGCCTTTTCATTAGGCGGAACATCGATTCTTTTGGCAATCATCTATGATCTTCCGATGAAAATCGTGTCTCAGTCTATTTTTTCGTCTCTCGAGGGCTTCGTCCTTCTGTCAATACCTCTCTTTGTCCTTATGAGCCAGATTCTTCTGGACGGACGTATCGGCGATGATTTGTTCAACGTTATGAATGCATGGGTACGGCATCTTCCAGGGGGGCTCGCCATCGCCACAATACTGGCCTGTGCTTTTTTTGCAGCCATTACGGGTTCGAGCGCAGCCACTGCTGCCACCATTGGGATGGTGGCCTATCCAGCTCTTTTAGAGAGAGGGTACGAAAAGACTTTTACCCTGGGACTGTTAGCAGCTGGAGGAACATTGGGAATTCTTATACCTCCCAGTATTCCCCTGATCCTGTATGGTGCCATTACAGAGGAGTCGGTTGGACAACTTTTTATCGCAGGAATTGTTCCCGGTCTGGTTCTGAGCGCTATCTTCGTTACCTACGCGGTGATCAAGAGTAAACGGGGTGGCTTCACGCCCATGCCTCGAGTTCTGTGGAAAGAGCGTCTATCCATCACAGGTAAGAATATATGGGGTATCTTCCTTCCTCTGCTTGTCGTCGGTGGTATCTACACCGGTATATTTACTCCGACGGAAGCTGCAGCGGTTGGGTTGGTCTACAGCTTGTTCATCACTGTGGTGGTTTACAGAACTATATCGGTTCGAGCTCTGCCTGCTATCTGTATGAAGGCCTTGGGGACCTCGTCCATGATTGCCATGGTCATAGCCGGAGCTGTTCTCTTTGGCAAGATAATGACCTTGCTCATGATTCCCCAAAAATTGACGGAACTGATCATCGAATATAACCTTTCTCCAATGATGTTTATCGTAGCTATGAACATCCTCATGATCATTCTGGGCACAATTCTTGAGACGGTCTCGATCGTTCTTCTGACTATGCCGTTAGTGACGCCGATTCTCATGACTCTCCATATCGACCCTATTTGGTACGCCATCATCCTGACGGTGAACATGACAATGGCCTTGATAACACCACCGGTGGGAATGAATCTCTACGTCATTAACGGGCTTCGGGACGACATCACCATGGAGGAAATCATCAAAGGAGTCTTCCCCTTTATGGCTCTTATGCTGCTCATGTTATTTATTGTCATGCTCTTCCCAAAGCTTAGTACCTGGTTGCCTTCGGTGATGCATTAA
- a CDS encoding choline ABC transporter permease subunit: protein MFPDAWRYHVAPYVNEGVNWLLDRFAPAFDSISSVISSILSGIQGGLNAVPWWIYIVLVALAVWKTTGKIRSALILALLTVCIGLFGLWALALETLSIIVTSVLIALVLGIPLGILIAEFPRSSAFMKPLLDGMQTMPSFVYLIPAMMFFGLGKVPAVFATLIYAMPPVIRLTALGLRQVPKPAQDAAIAYGATRWQLLKEVRIPLAMPGIMAGVNQTTMMALAMVVVCAMIGARGLGQEVLLSINRIDVGRGFESGISIVIMAIVIDRITQGLGRRWGPKKR, encoded by the coding sequence ATGTTTCCTGATGCCTGGAGATATCACGTTGCTCCCTACGTCAACGAGGGAGTAAACTGGCTGCTTGATCGATTCGCGCCGGCGTTTGACAGTATCTCGTCGGTCATCTCTTCGATCCTCTCAGGAATTCAGGGAGGGTTGAACGCCGTTCCTTGGTGGATCTACATAGTTCTCGTGGCTTTGGCTGTCTGGAAAACCACAGGGAAAATTCGTTCGGCCCTGATTCTGGCTCTCCTGACAGTCTGTATCGGTCTGTTCGGCCTTTGGGCCTTGGCTCTGGAGACTCTCTCCATCATCGTCACATCGGTGCTCATTGCCCTTGTGCTTGGGATTCCCTTAGGCATCCTCATCGCCGAATTTCCTCGGTCATCGGCCTTCATGAAGCCCCTTTTGGATGGTATGCAGACCATGCCCAGCTTCGTCTATCTCATACCAGCCATGATGTTCTTTGGGCTTGGGAAGGTTCCTGCGGTGTTCGCCACCCTTATTTATGCCATGCCGCCGGTGATTCGATTGACGGCTCTGGGACTCAGACAGGTCCCTAAGCCTGCTCAGGATGCCGCAATTGCCTATGGTGCTACTCGGTGGCAGCTCCTGAAGGAAGTTCGAATTCCTCTGGCCATGCCGGGAATTATGGCAGGCGTCAACCAGACGACGATGATGGCTCTGGCTATGGTGGTCGTCTGCGCCATGATCGGTGCTAGAGGCCTTGGTCAGGAGGTCCTTTTGTCCATCAATAGGATTGACGTGGGACGAGGTTTTGAATCGGGAATAAGTATCGTCATTATGGCGATCGTCATCGATCGCATCACTCAGGGACTGGGACGACGATGGGGACCGAAAAAACGTTAG
- a CDS encoding ABC transporter permease has protein sequence MNKKTDTLKHLLIQNAVPIVFLAVSAFAIPISQFSGGYLFQEMLIRLSRNSFLVLSLLIPIMAGMGLNFGMVLGAMAGQIGLIFISDWNVVGVPGMLLAAIISTPLAIALGWLCGVVLNKAKGREMVTSFILGFFMNGVYQLIVLYGFGSVVPITNPKMVLSRGYGIRNVTNLEGIRKCLDNLIPVNLHGVEVPLATFIVIGLFCLFVVWFRRTKLGQDMRAVGQDMNVARSAGIPVERTRLISIVISTVLACYGQIIFLQNIGTMNTYNSHEQAGMFAIASLLVGGASVSRASIFNVFLGVVLFHLMFVVSPMAGKYLIGQAQLGEYFRVFVSYGIISLALVLHAWRRYKDKERARQGLRGVAVDPK, from the coding sequence ATGAATAAAAAAACCGATACTCTCAAGCATCTGCTCATCCAGAATGCAGTTCCTATAGTCTTTCTTGCGGTTAGTGCCTTTGCTATCCCTATCTCTCAGTTTTCTGGAGGGTATCTGTTTCAGGAGATGCTGATCCGGCTCTCCCGAAATTCCTTTCTGGTATTGTCCCTGCTGATTCCCATTATGGCTGGCATGGGGCTTAATTTTGGGATGGTTTTGGGTGCCATGGCGGGTCAGATAGGCCTGATCTTTATCAGTGACTGGAACGTCGTGGGTGTCCCGGGGATGCTCTTGGCGGCGATCATCTCCACGCCTCTCGCTATTGCCTTGGGGTGGCTCTGCGGAGTTGTCCTGAACAAGGCTAAGGGGCGAGAGATGGTGACCTCGTTTATCCTGGGTTTCTTTATGAACGGGGTCTATCAGCTTATTGTCCTCTATGGCTTTGGCAGTGTCGTCCCTATCACGAATCCCAAGATGGTTCTCTCCAGAGGCTACGGAATCCGAAACGTGACGAACCTGGAGGGCATTCGAAAGTGTCTGGATAACTTGATTCCGGTGAACCTTCATGGGGTCGAGGTGCCTCTGGCTACATTTATAGTGATCGGCTTGTTCTGCCTGTTCGTGGTCTGGTTCCGGCGAACCAAACTGGGGCAGGATATGAGGGCTGTCGGTCAGGATATGAACGTGGCTCGGTCCGCCGGTATTCCAGTGGAGCGAACCCGCCTTATCTCCATCGTGATATCCACGGTCCTGGCGTGTTATGGACAGATCATCTTCCTTCAGAACATAGGTACCATGAACACCTACAATAGCCACGAGCAGGCGGGGATGTTTGCTATCGCTTCCTTGCTTGTAGGGGGAGCCAGCGTCTCACGGGCTTCCATCTTCAACGTCTTCCTTGGGGTCGTCCTGTTTCACCTCATGTTTGTGGTCTCTCCTATGGCAGGGAAATACCTCATAGGTCAGGCTCAGCTTGGGGAGTATTTCCGTGTATTCGTCTCGTACGGGATCATTTCTCTGGCTCTGGTGCTCCACGCCTGGCGTCGCTATAAGGATAAAGAACGAGCGCGCCAGGGCCTTCGAGGCGTAGCGGTCGATCCTAAATAG
- a CDS encoding ABC transporter ATP-binding protein produces the protein MTAIIEVNDLWKIYGKDAVDVDVEDDDLITKLDESDEAVVAMRGLSFEVERGEVFVVMGLSGSGKSTLIRSILRLVDPTSGSIFVDGQDVTNLDRKGLVQFRREHVAMVFQHYGLLPHRTVLQNTAFGLKLKGVAPKERMERSMIALEQVGLNGWESYYPVSLSGGMRQRVGIARAIVMDSPILLMDEPFSGLDPLIRREMQDELIRLQEEMHKTIFFVTHDLDEAMRLGDRMAVMKDGEIVQLGHPSEILANPADEYVARFVQDQREQIRMVDTSTVAVSKKEVSTDVS, from the coding sequence TTGACAGCGATTATTGAGGTGAACGATTTATGGAAGATCTACGGTAAGGACGCAGTGGACGTGGATGTGGAAGACGACGATCTCATAACTAAACTGGACGAGTCGGACGAGGCCGTGGTGGCCATGCGAGGTCTCTCTTTCGAGGTCGAGCGTGGAGAGGTCTTCGTGGTCATGGGACTGTCGGGGAGTGGAAAGTCGACCTTGATCAGAAGCATTCTTCGCTTGGTGGACCCGACATCGGGCTCCATTTTCGTTGACGGACAGGACGTGACAAACCTGGATAGAAAAGGGTTAGTCCAGTTCCGACGGGAGCATGTAGCCATGGTTTTTCAACACTATGGTCTTTTGCCTCATCGGACAGTGCTCCAGAATACTGCGTTTGGCCTGAAGCTTAAAGGCGTTGCTCCCAAGGAACGTATGGAAAGATCTATGATTGCTCTGGAACAGGTCGGGCTCAACGGGTGGGAGAGCTATTATCCCGTTTCACTGAGTGGTGGTATGCGCCAGCGAGTAGGTATCGCACGGGCTATCGTTATGGATTCGCCTATTTTGCTCATGGATGAGCCTTTCAGTGGGCTTGATCCCCTTATCCGCAGGGAAATGCAGGACGAGCTTATCCGGCTTCAGGAGGAGATGCACAAGACCATTTTCTTCGTCACCCACGACCTGGATGAGGCCATGCGGCTGGGTGACCGAATGGCTGTCATGAAAGACGGCGAGATCGTCCAGTTGGGGCACCCGTCGGAGATCCTGGCCAATCCCGCCGACGAATACGTGGCGCGATTCGTTCAGGATCAGCGGGAACAAATTCGAATGGTGGACACCAGTACCGTCGCTGTATCGAAGAAGGAGGTATCCACCGATGTTTCCTGA